The following are from one region of the Deinococcota bacterium genome:
- a CDS encoding PIN domain-containing protein: MTVLLDANVLIALVVADHVHHEAAEVWLANAKGCFATCPITEGSLVRLLIREGQSANTAKAVVSAVANDPRHEFWPDGLSYRDVSLKGVIGHRQVTDAYLAQLARTNRGRLASFDQGLAKLHHDIVEVVPIQ; this comes from the coding sequence GTGACCGTTCTCCTAGACGCCAACGTACTGATCGCGCTTGTCGTGGCCGACCACGTTCACCACGAGGCTGCTGAAGTCTGGCTCGCAAACGCCAAGGGTTGTTTCGCGACCTGTCCCATCACCGAGGGTAGCCTGGTGCGGCTGCTCATACGCGAAGGTCAATCGGCCAACACGGCGAAAGCGGTCGTGTCGGCGGTGGCAAACGACCCTCGCCACGAATTCTGGCCGGACGGTCTGTCATACCGCGACGTATCGCTGAAAGGCGTTATCGGCCATCGGCAGGTGACCGATGCTTACCTCGCGCAGCTCGCGCGAACCAATCGCGGTCGCCTGGCAAGCTTCGACCAGGGTCTGGCCAAGCTTCACCACGACATCGTCGAGGTGGTGCCCATACAGTGA